The genome window GTATGACAAGTGTTTTTCCGGAGTTCTTTACGCTACGCGGAGATACCTTGATGTGCTAAAGCTGTATGACGGAGTAATTACTCCGGATTGCTCTATGCTGATAGGCCAGTCCTCTTGCTTGCAGCAAACCAACACCTATATGAACAGGGCAGTTGGATTCTTCTTGCAGAAGAATGGAATTCCGGTTATCCCCAATATCAGATGGAGCGATGAGTCGAGCTTTGAATATTGTTTTCTTGGCGTGCCTGAGGGAAGTATTATCGCCGTCAGCACTCATGGCTGCATCAAAACAAAAGATGAACGGCGAATGTTCAAAACCGGAATGGAGGCAGCATTAGACACTATACATCCAACATCAGTCCTTGTCCATGGTTATATGCCGGATGACATTTTCGGCAGTTTTATAGACAGTGTCCCTCACTATCGGTATCCAAGTGATTTTGAACAAACGCATATAAGGGAGAAGGCTTAGAATGGGAACTGGCTATAAAGGAAATTCAAGGTATTACCGAAGTGTCGGGCAAAACATACTGGCGGCATCATCAAAGTACGAATATAATGACGGGTGGTTCGGCAAAAGAGGGAAATCAGGTAATGAAAGAATAAGAAATATAGAAACTGACGACAACCTTGCTGCTGCAAAAGATTTTTATGATACTATCGCATATGGTGGCATAGAAGAAATCATTGACAGCAATATGAGTATCACAAAAATGGCTGATGGAACAATTATTACATTTCGTGCTGTTTCGCATTCGGACGGAACTCCGGCGGTGGATATCAATATCAAGCCAAGCACTCACACTGGCGGATAAAAAGGACAAAAGATGCATTTTGTAAAGGGTTCAAAAAAATGAAAGCTATAGATATTCGATTTTCAGCGAAGGAAATGGGGTTGATAAAGCGGATGATAGGGAAGAAAATGGTTGTTTATAAACATGACCCATTGGAGTTCTCGACATCAGTTTACGGATTGGTCGGCTTGCTGATCGAAGACGAATCATTTGCTTTTACCAACTTTGTCGAAAAAATGGATTATTATGGAGAAAATGAAGATGTTGCAGTCTTCAGAATAAAGGCAATTCCGTTTGATGAGATCAAATCGAAAATCCAGAGTCAACAGATGATTGAAATGCCGGTAAATGATATTATCGCAGAGATCGATGTTGTCAACGAGCATCAGAAGCTGTATAGATACAGCGTTCAAACCTACGATGTTATGTTGACAAGAGGCATTATTTTCAGGATGAAAGACGGAAATGAACTATCGTTCGAAAAAAATATTTGGTTCTCGGAAAATATCTCTGTGGAAAAGGGATACGACTTGATTAAACGATTCTCACCGACAGACGAGTTTTCCGAAGGCTGGAGCGGAGAATACAAAGGTGTATGTTCCCGTGAAATAATAAAGATCTTATAAAAGAGCGGCGGGCGCAGGCCCGCCGCAGGTTTTTCTCTGCCCCGCGATATGGCCCCTTCCACCTGCCGCCTCCGGCTCAGCCGGAGTAAGGAACGCGGCAAGCGGACCCTCCACACCACCCCGCGAATACTTTTATTCGTGTGGACCCCGGTAGATCCCTGCCCCAAAACGGCCTAAAGATTCATTGCCGTCTTGGGCAGGGATGACGCGGGGTCGAGGCGCGGCGCCGGGGTGTTTGCGGGGGAGACAGGGTTAATTCCGTCTGAATCTGTATTTGCCTTTTCCATGGCCCGCCACAGGCTCGATGATGCCCGAAGTCTTTAGCTTTTTCAGGAGTTCCGACGCTCCGGACGCTTTGATACCAAGTATTTCCATCACGTTAGAACGGCCGAAGACCGTTTGTCCGGGAAACGCCCGGCGCAGGCTGCGGATATGGCATGCGGTTTTGGCGGGGAAGAGCCGGTCAATGTCCGGTTTTATCCCGTCAACGTCCGGTTTCTCGGCTCCA of Abditibacteriota bacterium contains these proteins:
- a CDS encoding DUF4417 domain-containing protein — protein: MNRDISRDLRQNVLILYDESAVILQLYIFRQSCIWRLSVYEKVNIRRWLSSLFDRRRIFSRRSRYTDAHGSWQCPDSQRLVSFGKAKTSGNKRAYIHFYMYDKCFSGVLYATRRYLDVLKLYDGVITPDCSMLIGQSSCLQQTNTYMNRAVGFFLQKNGIPVIPNIRWSDESSFEYCFLGVPEGSIIAVSTHGCIKTKDERRMFKTGMEAALDTIHPTSVLVHGYMPDDIFGSFIDSVPHYRYPSDFEQTHIREKA